A genomic segment from Nicotiana sylvestris chromosome 1, ASM39365v2, whole genome shotgun sequence encodes:
- the LOC104226168 gene encoding diaminopimelate decarboxylase 2, chloroplastic-like: MAATHLVSHSPSLPKSLTYPSNPTPKLSFFKPIFPLKPISRNLSVRAAVSTSEPQTQKFQHCFKKSGDGFLYCEGVKVQDVMETVEKRPFYLYSKPQITRNVEAYKAALEGLNSIIGYAIKANNNLKILEHLRGLGCGAVLVSGNELKLALLTGFDPTKCIFNGNGKLLEDLVIAAQEGVFVNIDSEFDLDNIVAAARISGKKVNVLLRINPDVDPQVHPYVATGNKSSKFGIRNEKLQWFLDAVKAHPQELKLVGAHCHLGSTITKVDIFRDAAVLMVNYIDEIRSQGFEIDYLNIGGGLGIDYYHSGAVLPSPRDLIDTVRELVLSRNLNLIIEPGRSLIANTCCLVNRVTGVKTNGTKNFIVIDGSMAELIRPSLYDAYQHIELVSPPPAEAVISRFDVVGPVCESADFLGKDRELPAPSRGTGLVVHDAGAYCMSMASTYNLKMRPPEYWVEEDGSISKIRHGETFEDHLRFFEGL, encoded by the exons ATGGCGGCTACGCACCTTGTCTCTCACTCTCCATCACTTCCCAAATCTCTCACATACCCTTCAAACCCAACACCAAAGCTCTCATTTTTCAAACCCATTTTCCCATTAAAGCCCATTTCAAGAAATCTAAGCGTAAGAGCAGCTGTATCAACTTCTGAGCCTCAAACTCAGAAATTTCAGCACTGTTTCAAGAAATCTGGAGATGGGTTTTTGTATTGTGAAGGTGTTAAGGTTCAAGATGTTATGGAAACTGTAGAaaaaaggcctttttatttgtaTAGTAAGCCCCAAATTACTAGGAATGTTGAGGCTTATAAGGCAGCTTTAGAGGGTTTGAATTCCATTATTGGTTATGCTATTAAGGCCAATAATAATCTCAAGATTTTGGAACATCTGAGAGGGCTTGGTTGTGGGGCTGTTTTGGTTAGTGGGAATGAGCTCAAGTTGGCTCTTCTTACTGGATTTGATCCTACCAA GTGTATTTTTAATGGAAATGGGAAGCTGTTGGAGGACCTAGTGATAGCTGCCCAAGAAGGAGTGTTTGTAAACATCGACAGCGAATTTGACTTGGATAACATTGTAGCAGCTGCAAGGATTTCTGGGAAGAAGGTTAATGTGCTACTCAGGATTAATCCAGATGTGGATCCTCAG GTTCATCCTTATGTTGCCACTGGAAATAAGAGCTCCAAATTTGGCATCAGAAATGAGAAGCTGCAATGGTTCCTAGATGCTGTCAAGGCACATCCTCAGGAACTGAAACTTGTTGGAGCTCATTGTCATCTTGGGTCAACTATCACCAAG GTCGACATTTTTCGAGATGCAGCTGTCTTGATGGTGAACTACATTGACGAAATTCGATCCCAAGGATTTGAAATTGATTACCTGAACATTGGAGGTGGTTTAGGGATTGATTACTATCATTCTGGAGCTGTCCTTCCTTCACCTAGAGATCTTATTGATACG GTGCGAGAATTGGTCCTCTCACGAAACCTCAATCTCATTATTGAACCCGGAAGATCACTGATTGCAAACACATGCTGTTTGGTTAACAGAGTTACTGGAGTTAAAACCAATGGGACCAAAAACTTTATTGTGATTGATGGTAGCATGGCTGAGCTTATACGTCCAAGTCTGTATGATGCTTATCAG CACATAGAGCTTGTTTCCCCTCCACCAGCAGAAGCTGTGATTTCTAGGTTTGATGTTGTTGGTCCTGTATGCGAGTCTGCAGATTTCCTGGGAAAGGACAGGGAACTTCCCGCCCCTTCTAGG GGCACTGGTCTCGTAGTTCACGATGCAGGAGCTTATTGTATGAGTATGGCATCAACTTACAATCTCAAGATGCGACCTCCTGAGTACTGG GTGGAAGAAGATGGATCAATATCCAAAATCCGGCACGGGGAGACATTTGAAGACCATTTGAGATTCTTTGAGGGTCTGTAA
- the LOC104226166 gene encoding uncharacterized protein produces MESLNFNNIKMEKANAILRYKKRQRMTTLFRFIEFCIFFVIISRFSTQLPLTFKFSTEYFKGLGLTLISPRFVFVLGNVIVIILFLKSGLSSAKDGSTKNVKIDLYDEYKQKCSMNKETYCEESKKQRKQSILVKEACCEQSTKQSKQSILVQDTCCEQSKKQRKQSILVERQLVKKIHRSQSENSISLSQDEKKPRRELIRSATVGCRKVINTDSVKPTMTMTTTSYPEDEMSGDEFRKTVENFIARQQRLLREEEFSAVDSYES; encoded by the coding sequence ATGGAATCCTTAAATTTCAACAACATCAAAATGGAGAAAGCAAACGCTATACTGAGGTACAAAAAGCGTCAAAGAATGACAACTTTGTTTCGATTCATCGAATTCTGCATATTTTTCGTCATAATCTCAAGATTTTCAACACAATTGCCACTCACTTTCAAGTTCTCGACAGAGTATTTCAAGGGACTTGGTCTTACTCTCATTAGTCCTCGATTCGTCTTCGTTCTTGGAAACGTGATTGTTATCATCCTCTTCTTGAAATCAGGACTGTCATCTGCTAAAGATGGTTCGACAAAGAACGTTAAAATCGATTTGTACGACGAGTACAAGCAAAAATGTTCAATGAACAAAGAGACTTATTGTGAAGAGAGCAAGAAACAGAGGAAACAGAGCATTTTGGTAAAAGAAGCTTGTTGTGAACAGAGCACAAAACAGAGTAAACAGAGCATATTAGTACAAGATACTTGTTGTGAACAGAGCAAAAAACAGAGGAAACAGAGCATTTTGGTGGAAAGACAACTAGTGAAGAAAATCCATCGTAGCCAATCGGAGAACTCTATAAGTTTGTCCCAAGATGAGAAAAAACCTAGAAGAGAATTGATCCGGTCGGCTACGGTAGGATGTCGGAAAGTTATAAACACTGACAGTGTAAAACCAACAATGACAATGACAACAACCTCATATCCAGAGGACGAGATGAGCGGTGACGAATTCAGGAAAACTGTTGAGAATTTCATAGCAAGACAACAGAGATTGTTGAGGGAAGAAGAGTTTTCAGCTGTTGATTCTTATGAATCATAG
- the LOC104226167 gene encoding bifunctional dihydrofolate reductase-thymidylate synthase-like codes for MASETITGLSNGNGNAHSTPQRTYQVVVAATRNMGIGKEGKLPWRLPSDLKFFKGITGTTSDPSKKNAVIMGRKTWESIPLEYRPLPGRLNVVLTRSGSFDIATAENVVICGSLGSALQLLAASPYGLSIENVFVIGGGEIFRDSLNAYGCDAIHITEIETDIECDTFIPAIETSVFQPWYSSFPVVENKIRYSFTTYVRVKNSEVETVNQANNETPEIGSDSFNVEVKAFSFLPKMIFEKHEEYMYLRLVEEIISNGMPKDDRTGTGTLSKFGCQMRFNLRKSFPLLTTKKVFWRGVVEELLWFISGSTSAKVLQEKGIHIWDGNASREYLDSIGLKDREEGDLGPVYGFQWRHFGARYINMHTDYSGQGFDQLADVINKVKNNPDDRRIILSAWNPSDLKLMALPPCHMFAQFYVANGELSCQMYQRSADMGLGVPFNIASYALLTCMIAHVSDLVPGDFVHVIGDAHVYRTHVRPLQDQLQKLPRPFPVLKINSQKKDIDSFVAADFKLVGYDPHQKIEMKMAV; via the exons ATGGCCAGTGAAACAATTACAGGCCTTTCCAATGGTAACGGCAATGCTCATTCTACTCCACAAAGGACTTACCAGGTTGTAGTTGCTGCAACTCGAAATATGGGTATTGGTAAGGAGGGGAAGTTGCCTTGGAGATTGCCTTCAGATCTCAAGTTCTTCAAGGGAATCACTGGGACTACGTCAGATCCTTCAAAAAAGAATGCTGTTATTATGGGTAGAAAGACTTGGGAAAGTATTCCTCTTGAATATCGCCCTCTTCCTGGCCGCCTCAATGTTGTTCTCACACGTTCAGGGAGTTTTGACATCGCTACAGCAGAAAATGTTGTCATATGCGGAAGTTTAGGTTCTGCTCTTCAACTATTGGCAGCCTCACCTTATGGTCTCTCAATTGAGAACGTGTTTGTTATAGGAGGTGGCGAGATTTTCAG AGATTCCCTAAATGCTTATGGGTGTGATGCAATCCATATCACTGAAATTGAAACTGATATTGAATGTGATACTTTTATTCCTGCTATTGAAACCTCGGTATTTCAACCCTGGTACTCATCATTTCCGGTGGTTGAAAATAAGATTCGCTATTCTTTTACCACCTATGTCCGGGTGAAGAATTCTGAAGTAGAAACTGTTAATCAGGCAAATAACGAGACTCCTGAGATTGGTTCAGATTCTTTTAATGTTGAGGTTAAAGCATTCTCCTTCTTGCCTAAAATGATATTTGAGAAACATGAAGAATACATGTACCTGAGACTGGTTGAAGAGATCATCTCGAATGGCATGCCAAAGGATGACAGGACTGGCACTGGTACTTTGTCAAAATTTGGTTGCCAG ATGAGGTTCAATTTGCGTAAATCATTTCCCCTTCTTACTACAAAG AAAGTTTTTTGGAGAGGCGTCGTTGAAGAACTCTTGTGGTTTATCAGTGGATCAACAAGTGCTAAG GTCCTACAAGAGAAGGGCATTCATATTTGGGATGGCAATGCATCCAGAGAGTATCTTGATAG TATTGGCTTGAAAGACAGGGAAGAGGGCGATTTGGGACCAGTATATGGGTTTCAGTGGAGACATTTTGGTGCCAG GTACATTAACATGCATACTGACTACAGTGGCCAAGGGTTTGACCAATTGGCTGATGTTATCAACAAAGTTAAAAACAATCCAGATGACAGACGTATTATTCTTTCAGCTTGGAATCCGTCTGATCTTAAACTGATGGCGCTCCCACCTTGTCACATGTTTGCTCAG TTCTATGTAGCCAACGGGGAGTTATCCTGTCAGATGTATCAGCGATCTGCTGATATGGGTCTGGGAGTGCCATTTAACATTGCATCTTATGCCTTGCTGACATGCATGATAGCTCATGTTTCTG ACCTAGTTCCTGGTGATTTCGTCCATGTCATTGGAGATGCTCATGTTTACCGCACTCATGTTAGACCTCTGCAAGACCAGCTTCAGAAGTTACCGAGACCTTTCCCA GTGCTGAAGATCAATTCACAGAAAAAGGATATAGATTCCTTTGTTGCTGCAGACTTTAAACTTGTTGGTTATGATCCTCACCAGAAAATAGAAATGAAAATGGCAGTATGA